Proteins found in one Labrenzia sp. VG12 genomic segment:
- a CDS encoding hydantoinase B/oxoprolinase family protein, protein MTAKWDFWIDRGGTFTDIVGRAPDGTLHPHKVLSENPEAYRDAAIQGIRELLGVEKGAPIPSDKVATVKMGTTVATNALLERKGERTALFITKGFRDALEIGYQARPHIFAKEIIKPELLYESVHELPERVRADGAVEIALDQSVARSEMQAAWDSGIRSIAIVLMHAYAFPAHEQSLKAIAEDIGFPQISVSHEVSPLMKLVGRGDTTVVDAYLSPILRRYVNQVQEELGAGPRLMFMQSSGGLTAADLFQGKDAILSGPAGGVVGAVETSRMAGYEKIIGFDMGGTSTDVCHYDGDYERAFETEVAGVRMRAPMMMIHTVAAGGGSILHYADGRFQVGPDSAGANPGPSCYRRGGPLTVTDANLMTGKLVPEFFPKIFGPNQDEALDGEVVRKRFTDLAMRIGDGRTPEEVADGFLKIAVENMANAIKKISVQRGYDVTEYALTCFGGAGGQTGCRVADSLGMKTVILHPFSGILSAYGMGLADIRADRQKAVVKTLTEELLPELGALRDDLAVQTEAELEKQAISADERRTSAIVHLRYDGTDTPLPVPLGSVADMREAFEDAHKKQFGFAYDNKPVVVEALEVETAGGGAGLTEPDLSLISQDPAAATSTSVYSDGGWHKAGVFKRESLKPGMKVTGPAVIIEPHATIAVEDGWQAEINAKDHVILKRIVPLKRAEAIGTHADPVMLEVFNNLFMSIAEQMGVTLQNTAYSVNIKERLDFSCAVFDASGALVANAPHMPVHLGSMDRSVETVIKLNKGKIKPGDVFALNAPYNGGTHLPDITVVSPVFDDDGKEILFWSASRGHHADVGGSAPGSMTPRATNVDEEGVLFDNFKIVDQGRFCEQELVELLTNHPYPARNPHQNVADLSAQIAANEKGIQELRKMVAHFGLDVVQAYMGHVQDNAEESVRRVIEALKDSEYEYPTDQGSVIKVKITVDKDKREATVDFTGTSGVKPNNFNAPEPVTRAAILYCFRVMVDGDIPMNAGCLKPINIIIPQDCMLRPSYPAAVVAGNVETSQHVTNAVFAALGAMANAQGTMNNLTFGNDTYQYYETICSGSPAGPGFNGTDGVHTHMTNSRLTDPEVLEFRFPVLLEDFHIRKGSGGKGRWSAGDGTRRTLRFLEKMDCAILASHRTVSPKGLDGGSDGELGRTEVRRLDGKVEKLEGCDQTILEAGEAVTVITPTAGGWGTA, encoded by the coding sequence ATGACAGCCAAATGGGATTTTTGGATCGACCGGGGCGGCACATTTACCGATATCGTGGGACGCGCACCGGATGGAACACTACATCCGCATAAGGTTCTTTCCGAAAACCCGGAAGCCTATCGTGATGCCGCTATCCAGGGGATTCGCGAACTGCTCGGCGTGGAAAAAGGCGCCCCTATTCCATCCGACAAGGTCGCCACTGTGAAGATGGGTACGACCGTTGCCACCAACGCCCTGCTTGAACGCAAGGGGGAGCGCACCGCCCTCTTCATCACCAAGGGCTTTCGTGATGCGCTGGAGATCGGTTACCAGGCACGGCCGCATATCTTTGCGAAAGAAATCATCAAGCCGGAACTGCTCTATGAAAGCGTTCACGAATTGCCGGAACGTGTCCGGGCGGACGGCGCGGTTGAGATTGCGCTCGACCAATCCGTTGCACGCTCGGAAATGCAGGCGGCCTGGGACAGCGGCATCCGCTCCATCGCCATCGTCCTCATGCATGCCTATGCCTTCCCGGCCCACGAGCAATCCCTGAAGGCAATCGCGGAGGATATCGGCTTCCCGCAGATCTCCGTCTCCCACGAGGTCTCGCCTTTGATGAAACTGGTCGGTCGCGGGGACACGACCGTGGTCGACGCCTACCTCTCGCCGATCCTGCGCCGCTATGTGAACCAGGTTCAGGAGGAACTCGGGGCAGGCCCGCGACTGATGTTCATGCAGTCCTCGGGCGGACTGACGGCAGCCGATCTTTTCCAGGGCAAGGACGCGATCCTGTCCGGTCCGGCCGGCGGTGTCGTCGGTGCAGTTGAGACCTCCCGCATGGCCGGCTACGAAAAGATTATCGGTTTCGACATGGGCGGGACGTCTACCGATGTCTGCCATTATGACGGCGACTATGAGCGCGCCTTCGAAACGGAGGTCGCCGGTGTGCGCATGCGCGCGCCGATGATGATGATCCACACGGTGGCCGCTGGTGGCGGCTCCATCCTTCACTACGCCGACGGCCGGTTTCAGGTCGGTCCGGATTCCGCTGGCGCCAACCCGGGCCCGTCCTGTTATCGCCGGGGAGGCCCGCTGACGGTGACCGATGCCAACCTGATGACCGGCAAACTCGTTCCGGAATTCTTCCCCAAAATCTTCGGTCCCAACCAGGATGAGGCGCTGGACGGCGAAGTTGTTCGCAAACGCTTTACCGATCTCGCCATGCGCATCGGTGACGGCCGCACGCCGGAAGAAGTCGCTGACGGTTTCCTGAAGATCGCCGTTGAAAACATGGCCAACGCGATCAAGAAGATCTCGGTTCAGCGTGGCTATGATGTGACCGAATATGCACTGACATGCTTTGGCGGCGCGGGTGGCCAGACCGGCTGCCGTGTGGCTGACAGCCTGGGCATGAAGACCGTGATCCTGCATCCGTTCTCAGGCATCTTGTCGGCTTATGGCATGGGTCTCGCGGACATTCGGGCCGACCGCCAGAAAGCCGTTGTCAAAACCCTCACCGAAGAGCTGCTGCCTGAGCTGGGAGCCTTGCGGGACGACCTGGCGGTGCAAACGGAAGCCGAGCTTGAAAAACAAGCCATTTCCGCTGATGAGCGTCGCACATCTGCGATCGTGCACCTGCGGTATGACGGCACCGACACGCCGCTTCCGGTTCCGCTCGGGTCGGTCGCGGACATGCGCGAAGCCTTCGAAGACGCCCACAAGAAACAATTTGGCTTTGCCTATGACAACAAGCCTGTTGTCGTTGAAGCGCTTGAAGTGGAGACCGCAGGTGGTGGCGCCGGTCTGACCGAACCGGACCTGTCGCTGATCTCCCAGGACCCGGCGGCGGCCACCTCGACCAGCGTCTATTCCGACGGCGGTTGGCACAAGGCAGGTGTCTTCAAGCGCGAAAGCCTCAAGCCCGGCATGAAGGTCACCGGTCCGGCCGTGATCATCGAGCCGCACGCGACCATTGCCGTTGAAGATGGCTGGCAGGCAGAAATCAACGCCAAAGACCATGTGATCCTGAAGCGCATTGTGCCGCTGAAGCGCGCGGAAGCCATCGGCACCCATGCCGACCCGGTCATGCTGGAAGTGTTCAACAACCTGTTCATGTCGATTGCAGAACAGATGGGCGTGACACTTCAGAACACGGCCTATTCGGTCAACATCAAGGAACGTCTCGACTTTTCCTGTGCGGTCTTCGACGCGAGCGGCGCGCTTGTCGCCAACGCCCCGCACATGCCGGTGCATCTGGGCTCCATGGACCGCTCGGTTGAAACCGTGATCAAGCTGAACAAGGGCAAGATCAAGCCGGGAGACGTTTTCGCTCTGAACGCGCCCTATAACGGCGGCACTCACCTGCCCGACATCACCGTGGTCTCGCCCGTCTTCGACGACGACGGCAAGGAAATCCTCTTCTGGTCTGCATCCCGTGGGCACCATGCCGATGTCGGTGGATCCGCACCGGGCTCAATGACACCGCGCGCGACAAACGTGGATGAAGAGGGCGTCCTCTTCGACAATTTCAAGATTGTCGATCAGGGACGGTTCTGCGAGCAGGAACTGGTTGAACTTCTGACCAACCACCCCTACCCGGCCCGAAACCCGCACCAGAATGTCGCCGACCTTTCCGCCCAGATCGCGGCGAATGAGAAAGGCATTCAGGAACTGCGCAAGATGGTCGCCCATTTTGGTCTCGATGTGGTCCAGGCCTATATGGGTCACGTCCAGGACAATGCGGAAGAAAGCGTGCGGCGGGTCATCGAAGCCTTGAAGGATTCCGAATACGAATATCCGACCGACCAGGGCTCGGTGATCAAGGTCAAGATTACCGTCGACAAGGACAAGCGCGAGGCAACCGTCGACTTCACCGGCACATCGGGCGTGAAGCCGAACAACTTCAATGCGCCGGAACCTGTGACACGGGCCGCAATCCTCTACTGCTTCCGTGTCATGGTAGACGGCGACATTCCGATGAATGCCGGTTGCCTCAAGCCGATCAACATCATCATCCCGCAGGACTGCATGCTGCGTCCCTCCTACCCGGCAGCTGTCGTTGCCGGCAATGTGGAGACGTCCCAGCATGTTACCAATGCCGTCTTCGCCGCACTTGGCGCCATGGCCAACGCACAAGGGACGATGAACAACCTGACCTTCGGCAACGACACCTATCAGTACTATGAAACCATCTGTTCCGGTTCTCCGGCCGGTCCGGGTTTCAACGGCACCGATGGGGTTCACACCCACATGACCAACTCCCGCCTGACGGACCCAGAAGTTCTGGAGTTCCGCTTTCCGGTGCTCCTGGAAGACTTCCATATTCGCAAAGGGTCCGGCGGCAAAGGGCGCTGGTCAGCCGGCGACGGTACGCGGCGGACGCTGCGCTTCCTGGAAAAGATGGACTGTGCGATTCTCGCATCTCACCGCACCGTTTCCCCCAAAGGGCTCGATGGCGGCAGCGACGGCGAGCTCGGACGCACCGAGGTCCGCAGGCTCGACGGCAAGGTTGAAAAGCTTGAAGGCTGCGACCAGACCATTCTGGAGGCTGGTGAAGCCGTTACCGTCATCACACCGACCGCAGGTGGCTGGGGAACGGCATAG
- a CDS encoding methyl-accepting chemotaxis protein gives MIASNPISSSVAAKILSLVGFLCLGLALVSIVAIFQMNQIGKELANIAEKDIPLTEAISHVTNHQLEQAALVERIMRLSGLRSEKEEAALVPLKATLRKLEDQVAEEILKAEELAEKALLNSDTEVEQVEFTMALEQLKRIEQEYAQYKSHLDEIMDLIERGDFASANSLLVQLEEEQQKLDRELIALLEEIEHFTLTAALTAESHEKQALQQITFTAIATFVFCIGGSTLFARFVISRPLNQVTDGLLELAQGNTDVEVHVRSKDEIGKVARAFETFRDNTIEMKRLQEQAREEEKQAEIDRRETRLRLADELEKLLMTSCNAVISAVKDLETGADQLARNSHETIERSHTVAAAAEQASTCVQSVASASEELASSIQEISRQVTLANTSTTQTSEQAEDTGNTVSDLSASAEEINEVLKLISDIAAQTNLLALNATIEAARAGEAGKGFAVVASEVKALATQTGQATDQIGTQLSGVQSGATSCSHSILTVVKSMADMRDQISGIASAIEEQNAVTSEIAKNASEVALGSQDISSNIAAVNEAAQVSGDKVGDVVRRVQEVSTQIGTIRDGLSDFLGHLRAA, from the coding sequence ATGATTGCTTCAAATCCGATTTCATCCTCAGTCGCGGCCAAAATTCTGTCGCTGGTCGGCTTTTTGTGCCTGGGCCTGGCGCTCGTTTCGATCGTTGCCATCTTCCAGATGAACCAGATCGGCAAGGAGCTGGCAAACATTGCGGAGAAGGACATTCCCCTCACCGAAGCCATCAGCCACGTCACAAATCACCAGCTTGAACAGGCAGCTCTTGTCGAGCGGATCATGCGCCTGTCCGGTCTCCGCTCCGAAAAGGAAGAAGCCGCCCTTGTCCCGCTGAAGGCGACACTCAGGAAGCTGGAAGATCAGGTCGCCGAGGAGATCCTCAAGGCTGAAGAGCTCGCGGAAAAAGCTCTCCTGAATTCCGACACCGAAGTCGAGCAGGTTGAATTCACGATGGCGCTCGAACAACTGAAGCGGATCGAGCAGGAATATGCACAGTACAAGTCCCACCTGGATGAGATCATGGACCTGATTGAGCGCGGCGATTTCGCATCCGCAAATTCACTGCTCGTTCAGCTGGAAGAGGAGCAGCAGAAGCTAGACCGCGAATTGATTGCTCTTCTGGAGGAAATCGAGCACTTCACCCTAACAGCTGCTCTTACCGCTGAATCCCATGAAAAACAGGCCTTGCAGCAGATCACTTTCACGGCGATTGCAACCTTTGTGTTCTGTATCGGCGGATCGACACTGTTTGCACGTTTTGTGATTTCAAGACCGCTGAACCAGGTAACGGACGGGCTGCTTGAACTGGCGCAGGGCAACACTGATGTCGAGGTCCATGTCCGGTCAAAAGATGAAATCGGAAAAGTCGCGCGTGCATTTGAAACCTTTCGAGACAACACGATTGAAATGAAGCGGTTGCAGGAACAGGCGCGAGAAGAAGAGAAACAGGCCGAAATTGATAGACGAGAGACGCGTCTCAGACTGGCTGACGAACTGGAAAAACTGCTCATGACCAGCTGCAACGCAGTCATCTCGGCGGTGAAAGACCTGGAAACCGGTGCCGACCAGCTTGCCCGCAACAGCCACGAAACCATTGAACGGTCCCACACGGTCGCCGCGGCGGCGGAACAGGCAAGCACTTGCGTGCAGTCCGTCGCTTCCGCCTCCGAAGAGCTGGCCAGTTCCATCCAGGAAATCAGCCGGCAGGTGACCCTTGCCAACACATCGACCACACAGACGTCGGAACAGGCTGAAGACACCGGCAACACGGTCAGCGATTTGTCCGCGTCAGCGGAGGAAATCAACGAAGTTCTGAAACTGATCAGCGATATCGCGGCCCAGACCAATCTGCTTGCACTGAATGCAACCATCGAGGCGGCACGAGCGGGAGAGGCCGGCAAGGGGTTCGCGGTGGTTGCCTCGGAGGTGAAGGCTCTTGCCACACAGACCGGTCAGGCCACCGATCAGATCGGCACGCAATTAAGCGGCGTTCAATCGGGTGCCACAAGCTGCTCTCACTCGATTCTCACCGTGGTCAAATCCATGGCCGACATGCGGGATCAGATCTCGGGCATTGCCTCTGCCATTGAAGAACAGAACGCGGTCACGTCCGAAATTGCCAAAAATGCCAGCGAAGTCGCTCTGGGCAGTCAGGACATTTCGTCAAATATCGCTGCAGTGAACGAGGCCGCGCAGGTTTCGGGCGACAAGGTCGGAGACGTGGTGCGCCGTGTCCAGGAAGTCTCGACGCAGATCGGCACCATCCGGGATGGTTTGAGCGACTTTTTGGGGCACCTGCGCGCGGCTTGA
- a CDS encoding diguanylate cyclase encodes MLNSHRNWVYRLNKTLICGLDPTNEMIATDAHVHCAFGHWLENKAQHLDIDDQTLGNLVKRHKKVHDLAREMVLTVQGGTTINEALYDDFLASSEQFVGLIESAYDALVASINATDPLTGAENRSLMSVRLEERRHLSTNKGSQAWILMVDLDHFKSVNDEHGHEIGDQVLKGFSALVRDHIRGDDLFFRYGGEEFLLCISGVSAETVAGVAERLRKASSDKTYEVRNNGYISVTASFGIADMTAHRDIGDAINAADLAMYAAKKAGRNRVVFDSVGSAAT; translated from the coding sequence ATGCTGAACAGCCACCGCAATTGGGTCTACCGGCTGAACAAGACCCTGATCTGCGGCCTTGATCCGACAAATGAAATGATCGCCACTGATGCGCATGTCCATTGCGCTTTCGGTCACTGGCTGGAAAACAAGGCACAGCACCTCGATATCGATGATCAAACGCTTGGCAATCTGGTCAAGCGGCATAAGAAAGTGCACGATCTGGCGCGCGAAATGGTCCTGACCGTTCAAGGCGGCACGACCATCAACGAGGCCCTTTACGACGATTTTCTCGCCTCTTCAGAGCAATTCGTCGGCCTCATCGAATCCGCCTACGACGCCCTCGTTGCCTCGATCAATGCAACCGATCCGCTGACCGGCGCGGAAAACCGGTCCTTGATGTCCGTCCGCCTGGAAGAACGCAGACACCTGTCCACCAACAAGGGCAGTCAGGCCTGGATCCTCATGGTTGACCTCGATCACTTCAAGTCGGTGAACGATGAACATGGTCACGAGATAGGAGACCAGGTCCTCAAAGGATTTTCGGCCCTGGTAAGGGATCACATTAGAGGAGATGATCTTTTCTTCCGCTACGGCGGAGAGGAATTTCTTCTTTGCATAAGCGGCGTCAGTGCGGAGACCGTTGCCGGCGTTGCCGAACGGCTGCGAAAAGCCAGTTCAGACAAGACCTATGAGGTCCGGAACAATGGCTATATTTCTGTGACCGCGTCATTCGGCATAGCCGACATGACCGCGCACAGGGACATCGGCGACGCTATCAACGCCGCGGATCTTGCCATGTATGCCGCCAAGAAGGCAGGCCGGAACCGGGTGGTGTTTGACAGCGTCGGGTCGGCAGCCACCTGA
- a CDS encoding DUF1062 domain-containing protein — protein sequence MSLIINAEWTVHRSEAPSILRPCGRCKCTRPFESTGKFRVNANGNRLDAWLIYSCTSCNKSWNRTVFERKPVGRVRQADFAAMQSNDPEYAERIARLPKSGEGGLGPQKAGFSLTKRCGGLARDMRCAALLRILNPKREPVRLDRVLAHGLSVGRKDVAMLVDAGVLHIQNAPAKPLRRPVLHEMTLEFHAGQDADLAPIVARLLD from the coding sequence ATGTCCTTGATCATCAATGCCGAGTGGACGGTTCACCGCTCCGAGGCCCCCTCAATTCTTCGTCCTTGCGGACGTTGCAAATGCACCAGACCCTTCGAATCCACCGGCAAGTTTCGGGTCAATGCCAACGGCAATCGTCTCGACGCATGGCTGATTTACAGCTGCACCTCCTGCAACAAGTCGTGGAACCGCACCGTCTTTGAACGCAAGCCCGTTGGCCGTGTTCGGCAAGCCGATTTTGCCGCGATGCAATCCAACGATCCGGAATATGCAGAGCGCATTGCGCGACTGCCAAAATCGGGAGAGGGCGGACTTGGGCCGCAGAAGGCAGGCTTTTCCCTGACCAAACGCTGCGGGGGACTGGCAAGAGACATGAGGTGCGCGGCGCTGCTCAGGATTCTCAATCCGAAACGCGAGCCTGTCAGGTTGGACCGGGTTCTGGCGCACGGATTGAGCGTGGGCCGCAAGGATGTGGCGATGCTTGTGGATGCGGGCGTTTTGCATATCCAGAACGCGCCTGCCAAGCCGCTTCGACGCCCTGTCTTGCATGAAATGACGCTTGAATTCCATGCCGGACAAGATGCTGATCTTGCACCGATTGTCGCGCGTTTGCTGGATTAG
- a CDS encoding HugZ family protein, translating into MSNSDDENKDQKSVIRPTDDKARLLAKGLIRTARFGALAALEAGSGHPLASRVSLATDLDGTPVLLASTLSGHTAAIRENPDCSLLVGEPGKGDPLAHPRASLFCSARPILRESEEHDRLRRRYLSRHPKAELYVDFGDFAFFRLELTRASLNGGFGKAFELERQDLLTLVEDLPAWSSLEASAVAHMNEDHKDAIKLYAQVLLRAEDANWRLACLDPEGLDLAAGDRVERLWFSERLAGPEDLRPTLVALALQARNT; encoded by the coding sequence GTGTCGAATTCGGATGATGAAAACAAAGATCAGAAGTCGGTCATCCGGCCGACAGACGACAAGGCACGTCTCCTGGCAAAGGGGCTCATTCGCACAGCGCGCTTCGGCGCCTTGGCAGCCCTTGAGGCCGGGTCCGGACATCCGCTTGCAAGCCGCGTCTCTCTCGCCACTGATCTTGACGGAACACCGGTGCTTCTTGCCAGTACATTGTCCGGCCACACTGCGGCTATTCGCGAAAATCCTGATTGCTCGTTGCTTGTCGGCGAGCCCGGCAAGGGCGACCCGCTCGCTCACCCCAGAGCAAGCCTTTTTTGTTCAGCCAGACCTATTCTGCGCGAAAGCGAAGAGCATGACCGGTTGCGACGGCGCTATCTGTCGCGCCACCCAAAAGCGGAACTCTATGTCGACTTCGGCGATTTTGCCTTTTTCAGGCTCGAGCTGACCCGGGCCAGTTTGAATGGCGGTTTCGGCAAGGCCTTTGAACTCGAACGGCAGGATCTATTAACCCTTGTCGAGGACCTGCCGGCGTGGTCGTCCCTGGAGGCATCGGCCGTTGCCCACATGAACGAGGATCACAAGGACGCGATCAAGCTTTACGCCCAAGTACTGTTGCGCGCAGAGGACGCCAATTGGCGTCTTGCCTGCCTTGATCCTGAGGGGCTGGATCTTGCAGCCGGAGATCGTGTTGAAAGGCTCTGGTTCTCGGAAAGGCTGGCGGGACCGGAAGATCTGCGACCGACGCTGGTTGCGTTGGCCTTGCAAGCGCGCAACACCTGA